A single Campylobacter hyointestinalis subsp. hyointestinalis DNA region contains:
- a CDS encoding NADH-quinone oxidoreductase subunit B family protein produces the protein MYVVPDDIQRSNDLNSKLNLLKNIKRSFSVFRIDCGSCNGCEIEIFAALSPLWDPERFGFKLVANPRHADILIVSGPITRQMYYPLLRAYEATPDPKIVVGFGACGVSGGIFHDSYAVWGGADKVLPVDVFVPGCPPHPASIIYALATSVGLIEQKLEKQSFKDDDLLPNLTQKSLLDDASFERDLLVKAKFLMSYIYGRILYDKFITALKTCVNPKDPVLAKEALSLAIKEQEDPRYAECLAVLFNEIYLKYANASNEFYINLDQIWDKK, from the coding sequence ATGTACGTTGTACCTGATGATATACAAAGATCAAATGATCTAAACTCAAAGCTAAATTTACTCAAAAACATAAAACGCAGTTTCAGCGTATTTCGCATAGACTGCGGAAGCTGCAACGGTTGCGAGATAGAGATATTTGCAGCTCTTAGTCCGCTTTGGGATCCAGAACGCTTTGGATTTAAACTAGTAGCAAACCCACGCCATGCAGACATTCTCATAGTCTCAGGACCTATCACTAGACAGATGTACTATCCGCTTCTTAGAGCCTACGAAGCCACTCCAGATCCAAAGATAGTAGTTGGCTTTGGCGCGTGCGGAGTAAGCGGCGGGATATTTCACGATAGTTACGCAGTTTGGGGTGGAGCCGATAAGGTTTTACCAGTTGATGTATTTGTGCCTGGTTGCCCACCTCATCCAGCAAGCATTATCTATGCTTTAGCTACCTCAGTCGGTCTGATAGAGCAAAAGTTAGAAAAACAGAGCTTCAAAGACGACGATTTGCTACCAAATTTAACTCAAAAATCGCTACTTGATGATGCTTCTTTTGAGCGCGATCTACTTGTAAAAGCTAAGTTTTTGATGAGCTATATATATGGCAGGATTTTATATGATAAATTTATAACTGCCCTAAAAACTTGTGTCAATCCAAAAGATCCAGTTCTTGCAAAAGAAGCGCTAAGTTTAGCTATAAAAGAGCAAGAAGATCCGAGATACGCTGAGTGTCTAGCCGTACTTTTTAATGAAATTTATCTAAAATACGCAAATGCTTCAAATGAATTTTATATAAATTTAGATCAAATTTGGGATAAAAAGTGA
- the ccoG gene encoding cytochrome c oxidase accessory protein CcoG, producing MSDCMHSCSQTHYAKKRYAIYAIVTFIALVLPFIKINDNHFFLLSFDKKQLHLFFTSFDMQELYLMPFLLIILFLSIFFLTTLGGRIWCGWACPQTIFRVIYRDLIQTKILKIRKNIRDKQKEFDGDYIKKTIGVLLWTCLALIAASNFLWYFVPPEDFFSYLSDPLEHKFLLGILICITAFIVYDVTILAENFCIYVCPYARVQSVMFDNDTVQVIYDEKRGGKIYDGHTKIGKKPVEPDAECIGCEACVHICPTHIDIRKGMQLECINCLECSDACSAVMEKLGKTSLINWTSAKSLQTRQKVNYFRFRTIAYIVVLSIAVIALALMSTKKEYMLLNINRTTELYKIVADDGKFEVQNAYTFLIQNTQNKEHTYYFDVNDTRIKVSKPKDKIKIGAGGKRKIIVVLKTNETLVKVDKKDTPIDIKINAYAIDDHEQIAVTRDTRFVFPKMIELQKALQKGN from the coding sequence ATGTCAGATTGTATGCACTCCTGTTCGCAAACTCATTATGCGAAAAAACGTTACGCAATATATGCTATAGTTACTTTTATAGCGCTTGTTTTGCCGTTTATAAAGATAAATGACAACCACTTTTTTCTACTCAGTTTTGACAAAAAACAGCTCCATCTATTTTTTACGTCATTTGATATGCAAGAGCTATATCTTATGCCGTTTTTGCTTATTATATTATTTCTTAGTATATTTTTTCTTACGACTTTGGGTGGGCGTATTTGGTGTGGCTGGGCATGTCCGCAAACCATATTTAGAGTTATTTATAGAGATCTTATCCAAACAAAGATACTTAAAATTCGTAAAAATATACGCGACAAACAAAAAGAATTTGATGGCGATTACATCAAAAAAACCATCGGTGTTCTTCTTTGGACTTGTCTTGCTCTGATAGCAGCTAGTAACTTTTTATGGTATTTCGTGCCACCAGAAGATTTCTTCAGTTATCTTTCAGATCCGCTAGAACATAAATTTTTACTTGGGATTCTCATCTGTATCACTGCTTTTATAGTATATGACGTTACGATTTTGGCTGAGAATTTCTGTATCTACGTATGTCCTTACGCAAGAGTTCAAAGTGTAATGTTTGACAATGACACCGTGCAAGTCATCTATGACGAAAAACGCGGCGGTAAAATATATGATGGGCATACTAAAATAGGCAAAAAACCAGTAGAGCCTGACGCTGAGTGTATCGGATGTGAAGCTTGCGTACATATCTGCCCTACTCACATAGACATAAGAAAAGGTATGCAACTTGAGTGTATAAACTGCCTTGAATGTAGTGATGCTTGCTCGGCAGTTATGGAAAAACTTGGTAAAACAAGTCTTATCAACTGGACAAGCGCAAAATCATTGCAAACAAGACAAAAAGTAAACTATTTTAGATTTAGAACTATCGCTTATATAGTAGTTCTATCTATCGCAGTGATAGCCTTAGCGCTGATGAGCACAAAAAAAGAGTATATGCTACTAAATATAAACCGCACAACCGAACTATATAAAATAGTTGCAGATGATGGTAAATTTGAAGTACAAAATGCATATACATTTTTGATCCAAAATACGCAAAACAAAGAGCATACGTATTATTTTGACGTAAATGATACGAGAATAAAGGTGAGCAAACCAAAAGATAAGATAAAGATCGGCGCTGGCGGGAAACGTAAGATCATAGTTGTGCTAAAGACAAATGAAACTCTAGTAAAAGTAGATAAAAAAGATACTCCGATCGATATCAAGATCAATGCTTACGCTATTGATGATCATGAGCAGATCGCAGTCACAAGAGATACGAGATTTGTATTTCCAAAAATGATAGAACTGCAAAAAGCTCTACAAAAAGGTAATTAA
- a CDS encoding hydrogenase 3 maturation endopeptidase HyCI, with amino-acid sequence MPKTKKEFKKALLCIGNKMRGDDAVGLYVGELVEEQIPSWRVFYGQDVPENEFGALREFDPDIIVVVDAMSGFKDDKIEFFDLSDERDYIYSTHNLPTPVLLSYLRTITPKTLFLGISVLLENVLNFEEGLSKNAKISANKAIEKIKEIDKNLD; translated from the coding sequence ATGCCTAAAACCAAAAAAGAGTTTAAAAAGGCTCTGCTTTGCATAGGCAACAAAATGAGGGGCGATGACGCTGTTGGTTTATACGTGGGTGAGCTAGTAGAAGAGCAGATACCTAGCTGGAGAGTATTTTATGGGCAAGACGTGCCCGAGAACGAGTTTGGCGCTCTGCGTGAGTTTGATCCTGATATCATTGTGGTAGTCGATGCTATGAGTGGCTTTAAAGATGATAAAATAGAGTTTTTTGACCTTAGTGACGAGAGAGATTACATCTACTCCACGCACAATCTACCAACTCCAGTTTTACTAAGCTATCTTAGAACCATCACACCAAAAACGCTGTTTTTAGGTATCTCGGTGCTACTTGAAAATGTTCTTAACTTTGAAGAAGGCTTGAGCAAAAATGCAAAGATATCAGCTAATAAAGCTATAGAAAAAATCAAAGAAATAGATAAGAATTTGGATTAA
- the hyfE gene encoding hydrogenase 4 membrane subunit, translating to MEILVILMMISSLFVFGFRSFRLSIFSYILQTIFLVSIFVSLALTYDAKELFSWAIIAFFTKVLFVPFILLFLVKKLGVAYEVEPVGGFLVSPLIAFAFAIGSAMIMAPVLLEFSLIKSETALIGTIFIFIVGVFGFILRNSFIKQILSYCLFENGIHLSLALTAYNSHVLVELGVLSDAIFAIIIMSILAFRYYKIYGTLDTSIADNLKG from the coding sequence ATGGAAATTTTAGTCATCTTGATGATGATCTCAAGCCTGTTTGTTTTTGGCTTTAGAAGCTTTAGACTTAGCATCTTTAGTTATATTTTACAAACTATATTTTTAGTTAGTATTTTTGTATCTTTGGCGCTTACATACGATGCAAAAGAGCTATTTTCGTGGGCTATAATAGCATTTTTTACAAAAGTCTTATTTGTCCCTTTTATATTGCTTTTTTTAGTAAAAAAACTCGGAGTTGCTTATGAAGTCGAACCAGTTGGCGGATTTTTAGTTTCGCCGTTAATTGCATTTGCTTTTGCTATAGGCTCTGCTATGATTATGGCTCCAGTACTTTTGGAGTTTTCACTTATCAAAAGCGAAACGGCTTTGATCGGCACTATCTTCATCTTTATAGTAGGAGTATTTGGTTTTATACTGAGAAACTCATTTATAAAACAAATTCTATCTTACTGTTTATTTGAAAACGGTATTCATCTAAGTCTAGCTCTCACAGCTTATAATTCTCACGTTTTAGTCGAGCTTGGAGTTCTTAGCGATGCTATTTTTGCTATCATCATAATGAGTATTTTAGCATTTCGTTACTATAAAATTTACGGCACTCTTGATACAAGCATAGCCGACAACTTAAAAGGATAA
- a CDS encoding NADH-quinone oxidoreductase subunit C: protein MIGDKFIDILKSEFSILETSRQCEDQITILVDRNDLPKVVHKLYYGIGGWLSSMVANDERSINKSYALYYVLSMEGSKMSKEDGTIDEIESSEKCFITVKTLIPQNDPCYPSVTPLVPACVWYEREAYDMFGLVAEGLPDKRRLVLSDDWPENLYPLRKDAMDYKFRPDPVQPKDEPDYEFMRPNGSVTDIPLGPLHITADEPGHFRLYCDGDTIVDADYRLFYQHRGMEKLAENRLNYNQMSYLAERVCGICGFAHSIACVETVERGIGLEIPRRAQAIRVMSSEIERMHSNLLNLGLACEVTGNYTAFMHIFRVREYTLELAQLITGGRKTYGTIVIGGVRRDITLNEIKRSYEILEKIDTQLDEIWQVVMEDKRQIGRWKGIGILDKQVARDFSPVGPNVRGSGFKRDTRYDHTYGFYKELELTPNVQFGGDVLSRELVRYNDCKQALRLVKQCLDIMPGGAIFIDTNYRLKPGAYCLGYDEAPRGENMHWIMQGDSQKVYRWRCRASTYNNWSSLRYQLQGNTIADAALIVCSLDPCYSCTERVTLVNVKSGKSKVIGEKELKKYCQSLKDSPTKDIR from the coding sequence ATGATAGGCGATAAATTTATAGATATTTTAAAGAGTGAATTTAGTATTTTAGAAACAAGCAGACAATGCGAAGATCAGATAACTATTTTAGTAGATAGAAACGATCTACCAAAAGTCGTTCATAAACTATACTATGGTATCGGTGGCTGGCTTTCTAGTATGGTAGCAAACGATGAAAGAAGCATAAACAAAAGCTACGCGCTTTACTACGTTTTGTCTATGGAAGGCTCAAAAATGAGCAAAGAAGACGGGACTATAGATGAGATAGAAAGTAGCGAAAAATGCTTTATCACAGTTAAAACACTTATCCCTCAAAATGACCCTTGCTATCCCTCCGTTACACCTTTGGTTCCTGCTTGTGTATGGTATGAAAGAGAAGCTTACGATATGTTTGGTTTGGTAGCTGAGGGCTTACCAGATAAAAGAAGGCTAGTTCTTAGTGATGACTGGCCTGAAAATTTATATCCGCTTAGAAAAGACGCTATGGATTATAAATTTCGTCCAGACCCAGTGCAACCAAAAGACGAGCCAGACTATGAGTTTATGCGACCAAATGGCTCTGTAACAGACATACCTTTAGGACCTCTACATATAACAGCCGATGAGCCTGGGCATTTTAGATTATACTGTGATGGCGACACCATAGTAGATGCTGACTATAGACTATTTTATCAGCACAGAGGTATGGAAAAACTAGCCGAAAATAGACTAAACTATAACCAGATGAGCTACCTTGCAGAAAGAGTATGTGGAATATGCGGATTTGCTCACTCTATAGCTTGCGTTGAAACAGTAGAAAGAGGCATCGGGCTTGAAATTCCACGCCGTGCACAAGCTATTAGAGTTATGAGTAGTGAAATAGAAAGAATGCACTCAAATCTTTTAAATTTAGGCTTAGCTTGTGAAGTTACTGGAAACTATACGGCGTTTATGCATATATTTAGAGTTCGCGAATACACACTTGAACTAGCTCAGCTCATAACAGGCGGTAGAAAAACATACGGTACTATCGTGATCGGCGGCGTTAGACGAGATATCACGCTAAATGAGATAAAACGTTCTTATGAAATTCTAGAAAAAATTGACACCCAGCTAGATGAAATTTGGCAAGTTGTTATGGAAGATAAGCGCCAAATAGGACGCTGGAAAGGCATAGGCATTCTTGATAAACAAGTAGCACGTGACTTTAGCCCAGTCGGTCCAAACGTACGCGGAAGCGGATTTAAAAGAGATACAAGATATGATCATACTTATGGATTTTACAAAGAGCTTGAGCTTACTCCTAACGTCCAGTTTGGCGGCGATGTGCTAAGCAGAGAATTAGTTCGCTATAATGACTGCAAACAAGCCTTACGGCTAGTAAAACAGTGCCTTGATATAATGCCTGGAGGCGCTATTTTTATAGATACTAATTATAGGCTAAAACCTGGAGCTTACTGTTTAGGATATGATGAAGCACCACGCGGAGAAAATATGCACTGGATCATGCAAGGCGATTCTCAAAAGGTGTATCGCTGGAGATGTAGAGCTTCTACGTATAACAACTGGTCAAGCCTAAGATATCAGCTACAAGGAAATACCATAGCAGACGCCGCGCTTATCGTATGTAGTTTGGATCCTTGCTACTCTTGCACCGAGCGCGTGACTTTGGTAAATGTAAAAAGCGGAAAGTCAAAAGTGATAGGCGAAAAAGAGCTTAAAAAATACTGCCAAAGCCTAAAAGATAGTCCAACAAAGGATATAAGATGA
- a CDS encoding proton-conducting transporter transmembrane domain-containing protein has protein sequence MDILFLILLLPLVCSLILFISPLNLRVLSALHILCSAVVSLALLYAISRVLSVGTIYAFNDMLFLDSLGAVFLVLISLTGFCVNLYSTSYFKWHLNSSNLSLKQTKINFVLSHITTFAMTLSCISNNMAIMWAALEATTLATVFMVALKDNKRSLESGYKYIVICSVGLAFAMFATILLYSSSLNTLHDEKSAILFSNLILQATNLNPDVLKLIFIFALIGFGTKAGLVPTHTWLPDAHAQGPAPTSAMLSGIVIKCAMLGLLRYYAIASNATIGDFSEQVMLISGTLTLFVSAFFLIRQHDIKRMFAYHSVAHMGVIAFGLGVGGKIGIFAAVFHCAAHSFTKALAFLTTGNTARIYGTNDMDKMGNMVRLAPLTTVLFGVSICSLVGVPGFAIFVSEFLTFKAAVLSGQFTAVVLFAVALTIIFIADFSHFFMASFGEVKGEIKFKKEMSLWENIPLILLAFLVISFGVWQFESFWTLVQNSVMIIKGN, from the coding sequence TTGGATATTTTATTTTTGATCTTACTACTTCCTTTGGTTTGTTCTCTCATCTTATTTATATCTCCTTTAAATCTAAGAGTTTTAAGTGCTCTACATATACTTTGTAGCGCGGTAGTATCTTTAGCTTTACTTTATGCAATCAGCAGAGTTTTGAGCGTAGGAACTATTTACGCATTTAACGATATGCTATTTTTAGACTCTTTGGGGGCTGTATTTTTAGTACTCATCAGCTTGACTGGATTTTGCGTAAATTTATACTCAACTAGTTATTTTAAATGGCATTTAAACTCATCAAATTTGAGCTTAAAACAGACAAAAATAAATTTTGTTTTATCCCATATAACCACTTTTGCTATGACTTTAAGCTGTATTAGCAACAATATGGCGATAATGTGGGCGGCTCTTGAAGCAACCACTCTAGCAACTGTATTTATGGTAGCGCTAAAAGACAATAAACGCTCACTTGAAAGCGGATACAAATACATAGTTATCTGTTCAGTCGGTTTAGCGTTTGCTATGTTTGCAACTATACTTTTATACTCTTCTAGTTTAAATACCTTACACGATGAAAAAAGCGCGATACTGTTTTCAAATTTAATACTTCAAGCTACAAATTTAAATCCCGATGTTTTAAAGCTTATATTTATATTTGCATTAATCGGTTTTGGTACAAAAGCCGGACTTGTGCCTACTCATACTTGGCTTCCTGACGCTCACGCACAGGGTCCCGCTCCAACTTCGGCTATGCTTAGCGGGATCGTTATAAAATGCGCTATGCTAGGACTTTTGCGCTACTACGCTATCGCTTCAAATGCGACCATAGGTGACTTTAGCGAGCAAGTGATGCTGATAAGTGGCACATTAACACTTTTTGTATCGGCATTTTTTCTTATCAGACAACACGATATAAAAAGAATGTTTGCTTACCATTCAGTAGCGCATATGGGAGTTATCGCTTTTGGGCTTGGAGTCGGTGGAAAAATAGGCATTTTTGCAGCAGTTTTTCACTGTGCGGCTCATAGTTTTACAAAAGCTTTAGCATTCCTCACCACAGGAAACACAGCTAGAATCTACGGTACAAATGATATGGATAAAATGGGAAATATGGTGCGTTTAGCACCACTCACAACTGTTTTATTTGGCGTATCTATCTGCTCGCTCGTCGGCGTTCCAGGATTTGCTATCTTCGTAAGTGAGTTTTTGACGTTTAAAGCAGCGGTTTTAAGCGGTCAATTTACAGCAGTAGTATTATTTGCAGTGGCTTTAACCATCATCTTTATAGCCGATTTTTCACACTTTTTTATGGCGAGTTTTGGCGAAGTTAAAGGCGAGATCAAATTTAAAAAAGAAATGAGTTTATGGGAAAACATACCACTTATTTTACTTGCGTTTTTAGTGATAAGTTTTGGTGTATGGCAGTTTGAGAGCTTTTGGACATTAGTACAAAATAGCGTTATGATTATAAAAGGGAACTAA
- a CDS encoding respiratory chain complex I subunit 1 family protein — protein MEAALLMILQLFVALALTPLFDGIARNLRGKIQSRKSSPLLQTYYDIFKLLKRSRTIPNCVHWFFKFSPYMLFSVTALLVMIMPITYGGLANAGAISDIIVVVYLVAFFRFIFGIASLDSANPYAGVGASRESFIAIYIEPIMIICLIVVASLAKTTNLPTIKELVSSGEVGYASASYALSSVAFLWAMYVETGRKPFDLAEAEQEVQEGVIGEYSGRDLALVEMALMLKQFAMISFFIVVFIPLGFTNPLLSLISHLILVGLFYIGAILIDNFGPRFRILTSLKFNSACILLISLISLSLYVVGV, from the coding sequence ATGGAAGCTGCTTTACTGATGATTTTACAACTTTTTGTTGCCTTGGCGCTTACTCCGTTATTTGACGGTATAGCTAGAAATCTACGCGGTAAGATCCAAAGCCGTAAAAGCTCTCCATTACTACAGACTTATTACGATATATTTAAACTCTTAAAACGTTCTCGCACGATTCCAAACTGTGTGCATTGGTTTTTTAAATTTAGCCCGTATATGCTTTTTAGCGTAACTGCCTTACTAGTGATGATAATGCCAATAACTTACGGCGGATTAGCAAATGCAGGAGCCATAAGCGATATCATAGTTGTGGTTTATCTAGTCGCATTTTTTAGATTTATCTTTGGTATCGCTAGCTTAGACAGCGCAAATCCTTACGCAGGAGTAGGAGCTAGTAGAGAAAGTTTTATAGCTATTTATATAGAACCTATAATGATAATTTGCTTGATAGTCGTAGCAAGTCTAGCAAAAACTACAAATCTTCCAACAATAAAAGAGCTAGTAAGCAGTGGCGAAGTTGGCTACGCAAGCGCATCTTACGCGCTGTCCTCAGTAGCGTTTTTATGGGCTATGTATGTTGAAACAGGAAGAAAGCCGTTTGATCTTGCAGAAGCCGAGCAAGAGGTGCAAGAAGGAGTTATTGGCGAATACAGCGGAAGAGATCTAGCTTTAGTAGAGATGGCTCTTATGCTAAAACAGTTTGCTATGATAAGCTTTTTTATAGTTGTATTTATACCACTTGGCTTTACAAATCCTTTATTGTCACTTATCTCTCATCTGATTTTAGTCGGACTTTTTTATATAGGAGCTATTTTGATAGACAACTTTGGACCGAGATTTAGGATACTAACAAGTTTGAAATTCAACTCTGCTTGTATACTTTTGATATCTCTTATATCTCTTAGCCTTTACGTAGTAGGAGTATGA
- a CDS encoding TetR/AcrR family transcriptional regulator, with product MHENGTKNLKTQKTKDRYELIISAGLELFLKNGFTNTSLNDIINKSGGSLSTIYKLFGSKEGLFKAIIDRGVQKIHSDISKKISLEDSDDLEEFLYKFAEEYIGIAFKDESFLLKKVIFSESFNEQSQICQIFYERGVKFINQILINFFSKPSIRSRFKDQNLEILAARFCFILEEPFSIDKVVFSKRFSMTEDEQKKWVKNCVDFFLKGALG from the coding sequence ATGCATGAAAATGGGACTAAAAATTTAAAAACACAAAAGACAAAAGACAGATATGAGCTAATCATATCTGCCGGTTTGGAACTATTTTTAAAAAATGGTTTTACAAACACCAGTTTAAATGACATCATAAACAAGAGTGGTGGATCACTTTCGACCATATACAAACTTTTTGGTAGTAAAGAAGGACTTTTTAAAGCCATAATCGATCGTGGTGTTCAAAAAATTCACTCAGATATCAGTAAAAAAATATCTTTAGAAGATTCCGATGACTTAGAGGAATTTTTATATAAATTTGCCGAAGAATATATAGGTATAGCCTTTAAAGACGAATCCTTTTTACTTAAAAAAGTTATATTTAGTGAGTCATTCAACGAACAATCCCAAATTTGTCAGATATTTTATGAGAGAGGGGTTAAATTTATAAACCAGATTCTAATTAATTTTTTCTCAAAACCATCTATAAGATCTAGATTTAAAGATCAAAATTTAGAGATCCTAGCTGCTAGATTCTGTTTTATACTAGAAGAACCATTTTCTATCGATAAAGTAGTATTTTCAAAACGTTTTTCTATGACCGAAGATGAACAAAAAAAATGGGTGAAAAATTGCGTAGATTTCTTTTTAAAAGGAGCTCTTGGCTAA
- a CDS encoding formate hydrogenlyase complex iron-sulfur subunit: MKIYDIVKKTGIVTSKYPYEPYIVEEHFRGKPTYNYANCIGCAACGVACPSNAISVKWDGEKKSIKWRYDCGRCIFCGRCDEVCPTAAIRLSNDFELTVKFDKSALIQEGELESELCTVCGKAFLSKKFIQFCEQRLSTLSEQRLEEAKKYLHICPSCKKNRVVEMMTNKEYKAVK, translated from the coding sequence ATGAAGATTTACGATATAGTCAAAAAAACAGGTATCGTCACAAGCAAATATCCATATGAGCCTTATATAGTAGAAGAGCATTTTAGAGGTAAACCGACGTATAATTACGCAAACTGCATAGGTTGCGCGGCTTGCGGAGTAGCGTGTCCGAGCAACGCCATAAGCGTAAAATGGGATGGTGAGAAAAAATCCATAAAATGGCGATACGACTGTGGTAGATGTATATTTTGCGGTCGTTGCGACGAGGTATGTCCTACTGCGGCTATAAGGCTAAGCAATGACTTCGAACTTACGGTTAAATTTGATAAATCAGCACTCATCCAAGAAGGAGAGTTAGAAAGTGAGCTATGCACTGTTTGTGGTAAAGCGTTTTTGAGTAAAAAATTCATTCAGTTTTGCGAGCAAAGGCTTAGCACTTTAAGCGAACAAAGACTAGAAGAAGCTAAAAAATACCTACATATCTGCCCTAGCTGCAAGAAAAATAGAGTAGTAGAGATGATGACAAACAAAGAGTATAAGGCGGTAAAATAA
- a CDS encoding formate hydrogenlyase maturation HycH family protein, translating into MIQVWKLTKRHVDENDELPQIYKQIVTFSTCIGHGVGTIDFNEKIAEFDDEQWNKMLDSDDEYVKFKLGNINKYFEVEILPAHAKVLKDKLPSSKFRDILSSLDEGYIVLKRAKNA; encoded by the coding sequence GTGATACAAGTCTGGAAACTCACAAAACGTCACGTTGATGAAAACGACGAGCTTCCACAAATTTACAAACAGATAGTCACGTTTAGTACTTGCATAGGACACGGCGTAGGAACGATAGATTTTAACGAAAAGATAGCCGAATTTGATGATGAACAGTGGAATAAAATGCTTGATAGCGATGATGAATATGTCAAATTTAAACTCGGAAATATAAATAAATATTTTGAAGTAGAGATCTTGCCTGCTCACGCAAAAGTGCTAAAAGACAAGCTTCCAAGCTCAAAGTTTAGAGATATACTTTCTAGCTTAGACGAAGGCTATATCGTCCTAAAAAGAGCTAAAAATGCCTAA
- the rpsU gene encoding 30S ribosomal protein S21, whose product MPGVKVHPNESFDEAYRRFKKQTDRNLVVTEVRARRFFEPMTEIRKKQKISARKKMLKRLYMLRRYESRL is encoded by the coding sequence GTGCCAGGAGTAAAGGTACATCCTAATGAGTCTTTTGATGAAGCTTATAGACGTTTCAAAAAACAAACTGATCGTAATCTAGTTGTTACTGAAGTTCGTGCTAGAAGATTTTTTGAGCCTATGACTGAAATTCGTAAAAAACAAAAAATTTCAGCTCGCAAAAAAATGCTTAAAAGACTTTATATGCTTAGACGTTATGAGTCTAGACTCTAA